A window of the Comamonas sp. Y33R10-2 genome harbors these coding sequences:
- a CDS encoding acyl-CoA dehydrogenase family protein: MDFDYSPKTKDLQQRLLKFMVEYIYPAEKDYAAELLANTAAGKRWTPLETIEKLKPKAQAAGLWNLFLPVDSAEASGYHGAGLTNQEYAPLAEIMGAVPWASEVFNCSAPDTGNMETIARYGSDELKDRWLKPLLEGKIRSAFAMTEPEVASSDATNICTRIERQGDEYVINGHKWWISGAGDPRCAVYITMGKTDPEAAKHSQQSMIIIPADAKGIRIARPLNVMGYDDAPHGHMEMYFENVRVPIGNILLGEGRGFEIAQGRLGPGRIHHCMRLIGLAERALELMCKRASSRTAFGKTVAQQTVTQERIAEARCKIDMARLLTLKAAWLMDVAGNKVARTEIAMIKVVAPSMACEVIDWAMQVHGGGGMCDDFPLAYAYAAARTLRFADGPDEVHRNAIAKWELGKYGSYGKNAEVPVTRGG, translated from the coding sequence ATGGACTTCGACTACTCGCCCAAGACCAAGGACCTGCAGCAACGTTTGCTCAAGTTCATGGTCGAATACATTTATCCGGCAGAGAAAGACTATGCCGCCGAGTTGCTCGCCAACACCGCCGCAGGCAAGCGCTGGACGCCGCTCGAGACCATTGAAAAGCTCAAACCCAAAGCCCAGGCCGCAGGTCTATGGAACCTGTTTTTGCCTGTGGACAGCGCCGAAGCCTCGGGCTATCACGGCGCAGGCCTGACGAATCAGGAATACGCACCGCTGGCAGAAATCATGGGCGCTGTGCCCTGGGCCTCTGAGGTTTTCAACTGCTCGGCCCCCGACACCGGCAATATGGAGACCATTGCCCGCTACGGTAGCGACGAGCTCAAAGACCGCTGGCTCAAGCCCCTGCTGGAAGGCAAGATCCGCTCCGCCTTCGCCATGACCGAGCCTGAAGTCGCTTCGTCTGACGCCACCAATATCTGCACCCGCATCGAACGCCAGGGTGATGAGTACGTCATCAACGGCCACAAATGGTGGATCTCCGGCGCAGGCGACCCACGCTGCGCGGTCTACATCACCATGGGCAAGACCGACCCCGAAGCTGCCAAGCACTCGCAGCAGAGCATGATCATCATTCCAGCCGATGCCAAGGGCATCCGTATCGCTCGCCCGCTCAACGTGATGGGCTATGACGATGCGCCCCACGGGCACATGGAGATGTATTTTGAAAACGTGCGGGTGCCCATCGGCAATATCCTGCTGGGTGAAGGCCGTGGCTTCGAAATCGCTCAGGGTCGCCTTGGCCCCGGCCGTATTCACCACTGCATGCGCCTTATTGGTCTGGCCGAGCGTGCGCTAGAACTGATGTGCAAGCGCGCCAGCAGCCGCACGGCTTTTGGCAAGACCGTGGCCCAGCAAACCGTGACGCAAGAGCGCATTGCCGAGGCGCGCTGCAAGATCGACATGGCCCGGCTGCTGACGCTCAAGGCCGCATGGCTGATGGACGTGGCTGGTAACAAGGTCGCCCGTACCGAGATCGCCATGATCAAGGTCGTCGCCCCCAGCATGGCCTGCGAGGTTATTGACTGGGCCATGCAGGTGCATGGCGGCGGCGGCATGTGTGATGACTTCCCTTTGGCCTACGCCTATGCGGCTGCGCGCAC
- a CDS encoding phosphotransferase, with protein MSTFDHFVGTRAVSDQHAFDTEVMTAWLIQHVQGFEGPLQVEMFKGGQSNPTYKLITPAKSYVMRAKPGPVAKLLPSAHAIEREYRVMKGLAGTDVPVPHMYALCEDESIIGRAFYVMEFMEGRVLWDQSLPGMTPTQRAEIYDEMNRVIAALHSVKFADQGLTDYGKSGNYFERQIGRWSKQYVASVTQPIPAMDKLMEWLPANMPASARDESRVSIVHGDYRLDNLMFHPTEPHVIAVLDWELSTLGHPLADFSYHCMSWHIPAELGRGIAGIDIEALGIPAEADYIRRYCERTGLQDIATLHRDWNFYLAYNMFRIAAILQGIAKRVEAGTASSAQAKASGDTARPMAELAWSFAQRS; from the coding sequence ATGAGCACTTTTGACCATTTCGTCGGCACCCGCGCGGTTTCCGATCAGCATGCTTTTGATACCGAGGTGATGACGGCTTGGCTGATTCAGCATGTGCAGGGCTTTGAGGGACCGCTGCAGGTGGAGATGTTCAAGGGCGGCCAGTCCAACCCCACGTACAAGCTGATCACGCCAGCCAAAAGCTATGTGATGCGCGCCAAGCCCGGCCCGGTCGCTAAGCTGCTTCCCTCTGCCCATGCCATTGAGCGAGAGTACCGCGTGATGAAAGGGCTGGCCGGCACCGATGTGCCAGTACCCCATATGTATGCGCTGTGCGAAGACGAATCCATCATCGGCCGCGCATTTTACGTCATGGAATTCATGGAAGGCCGCGTGCTCTGGGACCAGTCCCTTCCCGGCATGACGCCCACTCAGCGCGCCGAGATCTATGACGAGATGAACCGGGTGATTGCGGCCCTGCACAGCGTGAAGTTTGCCGATCAGGGTCTGACCGACTATGGCAAGAGTGGCAACTATTTTGAGCGCCAGATTGGCCGCTGGAGCAAGCAATACGTCGCCTCCGTCACCCAGCCCATCCCGGCCATGGACAAGCTGATGGAATGGCTGCCCGCCAATATGCCCGCCAGCGCCAGGGATGAGAGCCGCGTCTCCATCGTGCATGGAGACTACCGGCTGGACAACCTGATGTTCCACCCCACCGAGCCGCACGTGATCGCCGTACTGGACTGGGAGCTGTCCACACTGGGCCACCCGCTGGCCGACTTCAGCTACCACTGCATGAGCTGGCATATCCCGGCCGAGCTTGGCCGGGGCATTGCCGGTATTGATATTGAGGCGCTTGGCATTCCCGCCGAGGCCGACTACATCCGCCGTTACTGCGAGCGCACGGGCCTGCAAGACATCGCCACGCTGCACCGAGACTGGAACTTTTATCTGGCCTACAACATGTTCCGCATCGCGGCCATCTTGCAAGGCATTGCCAAGCGTGTGGAAGCCGGCACGGCCTCCAGCGCGCAAGCCAAGGCCTCTGGCGACACCGCCCGCCCCATGGCCGAGCTGGCTTGGTCCTTCGCCCAGCGCAGCTAA
- a CDS encoding Crp/Fnr family transcriptional regulator, whose product MDEPILSIEEREAINSGRWFSSLSPSLRHDILRCAYVKRFKDGALICARGEPAEEWIACARGAVRVSSTSITGKQITLTYVEPGIWFGDVAILDGDKRTHDAYAHGETTLMCITKSDFKRILTEHVEFSEAILRLNARRVRQLYGLVEDLNTLPLRARLAKQLLHLTRSYGVMSLSDSSEIRIGLHLAQEELAQLLGASRQRVNQELKSMEREEVIRIEPGGLIVRDRATLLRIADTEH is encoded by the coding sequence ATGGACGAACCAATTCTTAGTATTGAAGAACGTGAGGCGATCAACTCTGGTCGCTGGTTTTCATCCCTTTCGCCCTCTTTGCGGCACGACATTCTTCGATGCGCTTACGTCAAACGATTCAAAGATGGTGCACTTATCTGCGCACGCGGCGAACCGGCCGAGGAATGGATTGCCTGCGCGCGCGGTGCCGTGCGCGTCAGCTCCACATCGATCACGGGCAAGCAAATCACGCTGACCTATGTGGAGCCGGGGATTTGGTTCGGCGATGTGGCCATTTTGGATGGAGACAAGCGCACGCACGATGCCTATGCCCATGGCGAAACCACGCTGATGTGCATCACCAAGTCGGACTTCAAGCGCATCCTGACCGAACACGTGGAATTCTCCGAAGCCATCTTGCGCTTGAACGCTCGCCGCGTGCGCCAGCTCTATGGTTTGGTGGAAGACCTCAACACCTTGCCGCTGCGTGCACGTTTAGCCAAGCAGCTGCTGCACCTCACACGCAGCTATGGCGTGATGAGCCTGTCAGACAGCAGCGAGATTCGCATTGGCCTGCATCTAGCGCAGGAAGAGCTGGCCCAATTGCTTGGCGCATCGCGCCAACGTGTGAATCAGGAACTCAAATCCATGGAGCGCGAGGAAGTCATCCGTATCGAGCCGGGCGGCCTCATTGTGCGCGACCGAGCGACGCTGCTGCGCATCGCCGATACAGAGCATTAG
- a CDS encoding thiamine phosphate synthase produces the protein MDSAEIQALTQAIIHQHGAAFGAQLHHDANSVELTPQPLPPALRNEPAYLAALQACSALGFIAVDAETLAQAWQRQSERTNQFDATHWPDEPRDFGLSSAAPAQAFAHCPRNLGLYGVLPTAEWVGRMARAGVPTVQLRFKSDDKAAVAREIKAAVQAVKGTNAHLFINDHWQAALDAGAYGIHVGQEDLDVIGRRDLETIRTSGTRFGVSTHGYAEMVRAHAVQPSYIALGAVFPTTLKKMATAPQGLSRLAAYVRLMKQYPLVAIGGISEDMFPAVRATGVGSIAVVRALVNAPDPEAAAKNLLERMQAAA, from the coding sequence ATGGACTCCGCAGAAATTCAGGCACTGACACAAGCCATCATTCACCAGCATGGCGCAGCCTTTGGCGCCCAGTTGCACCACGATGCCAATTCGGTCGAGCTAACACCCCAGCCCTTACCGCCTGCGCTGCGTAACGAGCCTGCCTATCTGGCGGCGCTGCAAGCTTGCAGTGCGCTGGGCTTTATTGCCGTGGATGCGGAAACGCTGGCCCAAGCCTGGCAACGCCAGAGCGAGCGAACCAACCAGTTCGACGCTACGCACTGGCCTGATGAACCGCGTGACTTTGGCCTGAGCAGCGCTGCCCCCGCGCAGGCCTTTGCCCACTGCCCGCGCAATCTGGGCCTATATGGCGTGCTTCCCACGGCCGAATGGGTGGGACGCATGGCTCGCGCCGGTGTGCCCACCGTGCAACTGCGCTTCAAGTCCGATGACAAAGCCGCTGTGGCCCGCGAGATCAAGGCCGCTGTGCAAGCCGTCAAAGGCACGAATGCACATCTGTTCATCAATGACCATTGGCAAGCCGCGCTGGATGCGGGCGCCTACGGTATCCACGTCGGGCAAGAAGATCTGGATGTGATCGGCCGCCGCGATTTGGAGACGATTCGCACGTCTGGCACACGCTTTGGTGTCTCAACCCATGGTTACGCCGAAATGGTGCGCGCCCACGCCGTGCAGCCGAGCTATATCGCGCTGGGCGCGGTCTTTCCCACAACACTCAAGAAGATGGCGACTGCGCCCCAGGGCCTGTCGCGTCTGGCCGCTTATGTGCGTTTGATGAAGCAGTACCCGCTGGTGGCCATTGGCGGCATTTCTGAAGACATGTTTCCTGCCGTGCGCGCCACCGGTGTGGGCTCGATTGCTGTGGTGCGGGCTTTGGTCAACGCACCTGACCCAGAAGCCGCTGCCAAAAATTTGTTGGAGCGCATGCAGGCTGCGGCATAA
- a CDS encoding thiazole synthase yields the protein MNTKTTDDALVLYGQRFESRLLLGTSRYPSPAILEAAVERSKPAMVTASLRRQGSNAAETGASFWELLRKLNVPVLPNTAGCMTIQEAVTTAQMAREVFDTPWIKLELIGDDYTLQPDTLNLVEAASILIKDGFQVLPYTTYDLVLCQKLVDVGCQAVMPWAAPIGTGRGPVNPYAMQMLRERLKVPLIVDAGLGRPSHACTVMEWGYDAVLLNTAVALSEDPVVMAGAFSDAVNAGHAAYRAGAMAEQKSAQPSTPVLGTPFWHQE from the coding sequence ATGAACACCAAGACTACCGACGACGCACTGGTTCTGTACGGCCAGCGTTTTGAAAGCCGATTGCTGCTGGGCACCTCACGCTACCCATCGCCTGCCATTTTGGAAGCTGCTGTTGAGCGCTCCAAGCCCGCCATGGTCACAGCTTCTCTGCGCCGCCAAGGCAGCAATGCCGCAGAGACGGGCGCCAGCTTTTGGGAGTTGCTGCGCAAGCTCAACGTGCCCGTGCTGCCAAATACCGCAGGCTGCATGACGATTCAAGAAGCCGTGACTACGGCTCAGATGGCCCGTGAAGTGTTTGATACGCCTTGGATCAAGCTGGAGTTGATTGGCGACGACTACACGCTGCAGCCCGATACGCTGAATCTGGTCGAAGCCGCCTCCATCCTCATCAAGGATGGTTTTCAGGTGCTGCCTTACACCACCTACGACTTGGTGCTTTGCCAGAAGCTGGTGGACGTGGGCTGCCAAGCCGTTATGCCCTGGGCTGCGCCCATTGGCACGGGCCGTGGCCCTGTCAACCCCTACGCCATGCAGATGCTGCGCGAGCGCCTGAAGGTGCCGCTGATTGTGGATGCCGGTCTGGGCCGCCCATCGCACGCCTGCACAGTGATGGAATGGGGTTATGACGCGGTTCTGCTGAACACCGCCGTCGCGCTGTCGGAAGACCCCGTGGTCATGGCCGGCGCCTTCTCGGATGCCGTCAACGCCGGTCACGCCGCTTACCGCGCAGGTGCCATGGCCGAGCAGAAATCGGCCCAGCCCAGCACCCCTGTGCTCGGCACCCCTTTCTGGCATCAGGAATAA
- the thiS gene encoding sulfur carrier protein ThiS, with the protein MKITLNQHATDLQANATVADALAQMQAKPPFAVAVNTIFVPKTQYESCVLSDGDKMEVISPVTGG; encoded by the coding sequence ATGAAGATCACCCTCAACCAGCACGCCACCGACCTGCAAGCCAACGCCACCGTGGCCGATGCGCTGGCGCAAATGCAGGCCAAGCCGCCATTTGCCGTGGCGGTCAATACGATTTTTGTGCCAAAAACTCAATACGAAAGCTGTGTACTGAGTGACGGCGACAAGATGGAAGTTATTTCCCCCGTGACGGGTGGTTGA
- a CDS encoding FAD-dependent oxidoreductase: MSLLQASSKIAILGAGLMGRLLSLALAQRGHSIDLYDAHGPQGDGAAARVAAAMLAPLAESAITEPGVVRMGQHALKRWPELIGQLNQHVFLQQNGTLILWHRQDQGDAARFFGLLEKNRRINPSLPAMEEKTGAALQECEPALQGRFNQAVYLPGEGQLDNRQLLAALVEKLTALGVNQHWNSPRELSDFRPSETGQPDFVFDCRGLGARTQWKDLRGIRGEVVRIHAPEVTLARPTRLIHPRYPIYIAPKEDHLFVIGATEIESDDMSPASVRSTLELLSAAYTVHPGFAEGRIVEIATQCRPTLPDNLPAVRLMAPRTMEVNGLYRHGFMISPAMLDVVLELVDHNDSPLARQFDVAIHRA; encoded by the coding sequence ATGTCATTGCTACAAGCTTCTTCAAAGATCGCCATTTTGGGCGCCGGCCTCATGGGGCGCCTGCTGTCGCTGGCATTGGCCCAGCGCGGTCACTCCATCGATCTGTATGACGCCCATGGCCCGCAAGGCGATGGCGCTGCCGCACGCGTGGCCGCCGCCATGCTGGCGCCGCTGGCCGAGTCGGCCATTACCGAGCCCGGCGTGGTGCGCATGGGCCAGCACGCTTTAAAGCGTTGGCCAGAGCTGATTGGCCAGCTCAACCAGCATGTGTTTTTGCAACAAAACGGCACGCTGATTCTCTGGCACCGCCAAGATCAAGGCGACGCTGCCCGCTTTTTCGGCCTGCTGGAGAAAAACCGCCGCATCAACCCCAGCCTGCCGGCTATGGAAGAAAAGACGGGCGCTGCGCTGCAAGAATGCGAGCCCGCTCTGCAAGGCCGCTTCAATCAGGCCGTGTACCTTCCAGGTGAAGGCCAGTTGGACAACCGCCAGCTGCTGGCTGCGCTGGTAGAAAAGCTCACCGCACTGGGCGTCAACCAGCACTGGAACAGCCCGCGCGAGTTAAGTGACTTCCGCCCCAGCGAGACAGGTCAGCCCGATTTCGTCTTCGACTGCCGGGGCTTGGGCGCCCGCACGCAGTGGAAAGACCTGCGCGGAATTCGCGGCGAGGTGGTGCGCATTCATGCACCCGAAGTCACGCTGGCCCGACCCACTCGTTTGATTCATCCGCGCTATCCCATCTATATCGCCCCCAAGGAAGATCATCTGTTCGTTATTGGCGCAACCGAGATCGAGTCCGACGATATGTCGCCCGCCAGCGTGCGATCGACGCTGGAGTTGCTATCTGCCGCCTACACCGTGCACCCCGGCTTTGCCGAAGGCCGGATTGTGGAGATAGCTACCCAATGCCGCCCCACCCTGCCCGATAATCTGCCCGCCGTGCGCCTGATGGCCCCGCGCACCATGGAAGTCAACGGCCTGTACCGCCACGGCTTCATGATCTCGCCCGCCATGCTGGACGTGGTGCTTGAGCTGGTGGACCACAATGACTCCCCATTGGCGCGCCAATTTGATGTCGCCATTCACCGCGCCTGA
- the thiD gene encoding bifunctional hydroxymethylpyrimidine kinase/phosphomethylpyrimidine kinase, producing MTVTASIHTAPHSGAAPKRYARVLSIAGSDSGGGAGIQADLKTFAALGCYGMTAITAITVQNTLGVTGIHGIPLDTVRGQIDAVVEDIGVDAVKIGMLATPEVVTVVADAIRRHNLKSVVLDPVMVATSGDRLIVPETAQALVKELFPLCTVITPNLDEAALLLGRSIDGIPALDAAVADLLAMGAPAVLLKGGHLSGNVVMDVLGQQGQSAGDYLRLQSERIATHNGHGTGCTLSSAIASFLAQGLALEQAVTEARSYILGAIEAGADVYTGHGQGPLNHGYAPCKQLII from the coding sequence ATGACAGTGACTGCATCCATCCATACCGCCCCCCACTCCGGCGCTGCCCCTAAGCGCTATGCGCGCGTGCTCTCCATCGCTGGCTCGGACAGTGGCGGCGGCGCGGGTATTCAGGCTGACCTTAAGACCTTCGCGGCTCTTGGCTGCTATGGCATGACCGCAATTACCGCCATCACCGTGCAGAACACGTTGGGCGTGACTGGCATTCACGGTATTCCACTCGATACCGTGCGAGGCCAGATTGATGCCGTGGTGGAGGATATTGGTGTGGATGCTGTCAAGATCGGCATGCTGGCCACGCCTGAAGTCGTGACCGTTGTGGCAGATGCGATTCGTCGTCATAACCTCAAGAGCGTGGTGTTGGACCCGGTGATGGTCGCCACCAGCGGTGATCGTTTGATTGTTCCCGAGACGGCGCAGGCCTTGGTCAAAGAGCTGTTTCCACTGTGCACGGTCATCACGCCTAATTTAGATGAAGCTGCACTGCTGCTGGGGCGCAGCATTGATGGCATTCCTGCACTGGATGCCGCAGTAGCAGATTTGCTCGCCATGGGCGCACCGGCAGTGTTGCTCAAGGGTGGGCATTTGAGCGGCAATGTGGTGATGGATGTACTGGGTCAGCAAGGGCAAAGCGCTGGAGATTATTTGCGCTTGCAGTCTGAGCGCATTGCCACGCACAACGGTCATGGCACGGGCTGCACGCTGTCTTCGGCGATTGCTTCGTTTTTGGCGCAAGGGCTGGCGCTGGAGCAAGCGGTGACCGAAGCGCGCAGCTATATCCTCGGCGCCATTGAAGCTGGAGCCGATGTATATACAGGCCATGGCCAGGGCCCGCTGAACCACGGCTATGCGCCGTGCAAACAGCTGATTATTTAG
- a CDS encoding ankyrin repeat domain-containing protein: MQMVQRFSLCAAVMTAAALLSACSSPSQAQPKVSKEDVLLINAKSLNGQLLDAARTGDADKVQQLLAQGAEVDAHEWLLTDTPLLLAVRGNHVPVARLLLMNGANPNFQNVIDDSAFLLAGALGRTELVRLMLSHGANLKITNRFGGTALIPACERGHVQTVQVLIAAGVDVNHVNRLGWTCLMEAVVLSQVGPEHQAIIRALIEAKADLNLPDKNGVTALAHARQRNQTEVVHLLQAAGAR; this comes from the coding sequence ATGCAGATGGTTCAACGTTTCTCTCTGTGCGCTGCTGTCATGACGGCTGCAGCCCTGCTGAGTGCTTGCAGCAGTCCTTCTCAGGCTCAGCCGAAAGTGAGTAAGGAGGACGTGTTGCTCATCAATGCCAAGTCGCTGAATGGACAACTGCTGGACGCTGCTCGCACGGGCGATGCTGACAAAGTGCAGCAATTGCTGGCACAGGGCGCTGAGGTAGATGCCCATGAGTGGCTTCTTACTGACACGCCGCTGCTGCTGGCTGTGCGCGGCAACCATGTGCCGGTAGCGCGATTGCTGCTGATGAATGGGGCGAATCCCAATTTTCAGAACGTGATCGATGACAGCGCTTTTTTGCTGGCAGGCGCGCTGGGCCGCACGGAGTTGGTGCGCTTGATGCTATCGCATGGGGCAAATCTCAAAATCACCAACCGCTTTGGAGGCACAGCGCTGATACCGGCTTGCGAGCGCGGCCATGTGCAGACAGTGCAGGTGCTGATTGCCGCAGGCGTGGATGTGAACCATGTCAATCGCTTGGGCTGGACATGCCTGATGGAGGCTGTGGTGCTAAGCCAAGTCGGGCCCGAGCATCAGGCCATCATCCGAGCACTGATTGAGGCCAAAGCAGACCTTAACCTGCCCGACAAGAACGGTGTGACGGCGCTGGCCCACGCCCGTCAGCGCAATCAGACTGAAGTCGTACACCTTCTGCAGGCAGCGGGTGCGCGTTGA
- a CDS encoding Bax inhibitor-1/YccA family protein, whose product MNEQVTTLGTAGYGVSQQERNRVLRNTYWLLALSLLPTVLGAWLGVATGITRSLTGFTGLLVFMGGAFGFMYAIQKTKHTAAGVPVLLGFTFFMGLMLSRMIGMILGFSNGTQLIMTAFAGTAGIFFVMAMLATVIKRDLSGMGKFLFVGALVLMVGGIINVFVGSSAGMMALSMLAIGIFSAYMLYDLKQIIDGGETNYISATLSLYLDLFNVFQSLLALLGIMGGERD is encoded by the coding sequence ATGAACGAACAAGTCACCACACTGGGCACTGCGGGCTACGGTGTCTCGCAGCAAGAGCGCAACCGTGTCTTGCGCAACACATATTGGCTGCTGGCACTAAGCCTCTTACCTACCGTGCTGGGCGCTTGGCTGGGCGTGGCCACCGGCATCACCCGCTCGTTGACAGGCTTTACGGGCCTACTGGTGTTCATGGGCGGCGCCTTCGGCTTCATGTACGCCATTCAAAAGACCAAGCACACTGCAGCAGGCGTGCCTGTGCTGCTGGGCTTCACCTTCTTCATGGGCCTGATGCTCTCGCGCATGATCGGCATGATTTTGGGCTTCTCAAATGGTACACAACTGATCATGACGGCCTTTGCCGGCACGGCAGGTATCTTCTTCGTCATGGCCATGCTGGCCACGGTGATCAAGCGTGATCTGTCGGGAATGGGCAAGTTCCTGTTCGTCGGCGCTCTGGTGCTGATGGTGGGCGGCATCATCAACGTGTTTGTCGGCTCTAGCGCTGGCATGATGGCTTTGTCTATGCTGGCTATCGGCATCTTCTCTGCCTACATGTTGTATGACCTCAAGCAGATCATCGACGGCGGCGAAACCAACTACATCAGCGCTACCCTGTCGCTGTACTTGGACCTGTTCAACGTGTTCCAGAGCCTGCTGGCACTGCTGGGCATCATGGGCGGCGAACGCGACTAA
- a CDS encoding heme-binding protein: MKTKHELELADVKAIAAAAEAEALKHNWPVTISIVDDGGHLLLLQRMDGAAAISAHIAPAKARSAAIGRKDTKAFEDMINNGRTAFLSAPFVDGLLEGGVVIVKDGQILGAVGVSGVKASEDAQVAKAGIAALGL; the protein is encoded by the coding sequence ATGAAGACCAAGCATGAACTCGAACTGGCCGACGTGAAAGCCATTGCAGCAGCCGCTGAAGCCGAAGCGCTCAAGCACAACTGGCCTGTGACGATCTCCATCGTGGATGACGGCGGTCACTTGCTGCTGCTGCAACGCATGGATGGTGCTGCAGCGATCTCAGCGCACATCGCCCCTGCTAAGGCACGCTCTGCTGCTATTGGCCGCAAAGACACCAAGGCGTTTGAGGACATGATCAACAATGGCCGCACAGCTTTCTTGAGCGCGCCTTTTGTGGATGGTCTGCTCGAAGGTGGCGTAGTTATCGTTAAAGATGGCCAAATCTTGGGTGCGGTGGGTGTGTCTGGCGTGAAGGCCAGTGAAGATGCACAGGTTGCCAAAGCAGGTATTGCTGCTTTGGGTCTGTAA
- the hemP gene encoding hemin uptake protein HemP yields MSASLVATSQPSQLGATPMVAASSAAIENVHIGVDSAMLLNGQKAITIVHNGMPYRLQATKLGKLILTK; encoded by the coding sequence ATGTCTGCATCGCTTGTTGCGACCTCACAGCCCAGTCAACTTGGAGCCACACCGATGGTTGCTGCAAGCTCGGCAGCCATTGAAAACGTTCACATCGGCGTAGACAGTGCAATGCTGCTCAATGGACAAAAAGCCATCACCATTGTGCACAACGGTATGCCATACCGTCTGCAAGCGACCAAGCTGGGCAAACTTATTCTGACCAAATAG
- a CDS encoding biopolymer transporter ExbD: protein MSFGTMDDGDSDEVMNEINMTPLVDVMLVLLIIFIITVPVMNHSVNVELPRATNQPEETKPATVQLGITADGKYSWNTQEVSDEQLETNLLAEAAKEPQADLHIRGDKDVRYERVAQAMAAAQRAGVKKIGFVTDPAK from the coding sequence ATGTCATTCGGAACCATGGACGATGGGGACAGTGATGAGGTGATGAATGAGATCAATATGACGCCTTTGGTGGACGTCATGTTGGTACTGCTGATCATCTTCATCATCACCGTACCCGTGATGAACCACTCTGTGAATGTGGAGCTACCGCGCGCCACCAATCAGCCTGAAGAGACCAAGCCTGCCACTGTGCAGTTGGGTATCACCGCTGATGGCAAATACTCTTGGAATACGCAAGAAGTAAGCGACGAGCAGCTTGAAACCAACCTGCTGGCCGAGGCTGCTAAAGAGCCTCAGGCTGACCTGCATATTCGCGGCGATAAAGATGTGCGCTACGAACGCGTGGCTCAGGCCATGGCTGCCGCCCAGCGCGCTGGCGTCAAAAAGATTGGTTTTGTGACTGATCCCGCCAAATAA
- a CDS encoding MotA/TolQ/ExbB proton channel family protein — MESQFGIAHVWTQGDFVTKAVAIILVAMSVASWLVIIIKALDLMKFKKFANQSQDFWHSADMAAGLQKLGDDKQNPFRFMVLEGREASAHHRKTSAHLHDTLDISDWVTRCLRNGINEFTARLQSGLAILASVGSTAPFIGLFGTVWGIYHALVAIGTSGQSSIDKVAGPIGEALIMTALGLAVAIPAVLGYNALVRGNKGILNTLNSFGHDVHAYFVTGARVTVEGQASGNVLPLKKGA; from the coding sequence ATGGAATCCCAATTCGGCATTGCACACGTCTGGACACAGGGCGACTTCGTGACCAAGGCCGTGGCCATCATTTTGGTGGCCATGTCAGTGGCCTCTTGGCTGGTCATCATCATCAAGGCGCTGGACTTGATGAAGTTCAAAAAGTTCGCCAACCAATCGCAAGACTTTTGGCATAGTGCGGACATGGCCGCTGGCTTGCAAAAGCTGGGCGATGACAAGCAAAACCCATTTCGCTTCATGGTGCTCGAAGGCCGCGAAGCTTCTGCCCACCACCGCAAGACCAGCGCCCACCTCCATGACACCCTAGACATCAGCGACTGGGTGACCCGCTGCCTGCGCAATGGCATTAATGAGTTCACAGCTCGCCTGCAATCGGGCCTGGCCATTTTGGCGTCCGTCGGCTCTACGGCTCCGTTTATCGGCTTGTTCGGTACGGTCTGGGGCATTTACCACGCACTGGTCGCTATTGGCACCTCGGGCCAATCCTCGATCGACAAGGTGGCCGGCCCCATCGGCGAAGCGCTGATCATGACCGCCTTGGGTCTGGCCGTCGCCATTCCAGCCGTGCTGGGCTACAACGCACTGGTGCGCGGCAACAAGGGTATTTTGAACACGCTCAATAGCTTTGGCCACGACGTGCACGCCTACTTTGTGACCGGCGCCCGCGTTACCGTGGAAGGCCAAGCTTCTGGCAACGTACTGCCATTGAAGAAAGGCGCTTAA